One region of Camelina sativa cultivar DH55 chromosome 6, Cs, whole genome shotgun sequence genomic DNA includes:
- the LOC104790515 gene encoding uncharacterized protein LOC104790515, with protein sequence MARISLLFSLALVLAIGSVFANPQTHKKTKQILCPSTLSELQSFSYNEISKFVEEQAQSAPDKVQFKVLFDACKGYTEFLGSFNYTGAKEEVFEKSHAIFNVLTRALGAAQAQVGVVELGAKLSRNYAVMAQSYIRLVWRIAAISGEYKFNANAKISQSERAEIDSHMIRLKSAIKVYVKVITQCTKKFPVGNNIDLPSMPGLFTGMSRKKSGSYIDISIAAGAQGRAGTGFEFGADRHAKGKSFLTAKGN encoded by the coding sequence ATGGCAAGGATCTCTCTGTTGTTCTCTTTAGCCTTAGTTCTAGCCATCGGGTCTGTCTTCGCTAACCCACAAAcccacaagaaaacaaaacagatctTGTGTCCATCCACTTTGTCCGAACTCCAATCTTTCTCCTACAATGAGATCTCTAAATTCGTTGAGGAGCAGGCTCAATCCGCACCGGACAAAGTTCAATTCAAGGTTTTGTTCGACGCCTGCAAGGGCTACACCGAGTTTCTTGGGAGCTTCAATTATACTGGCGCTAAAGAGGAGGTGTTTGAAAAGAGTCATGCCATATTCAATGTATTGACTAGGGCGTTGGGTGCGGCACAAGCACAAGTTGGTGTTGTTGAACTTGGGGCTAAGTTGAGCAGGAATTATGCAGTGATGGCTCAAAGTTATATTCGCCTTGTGTGGAGAATTGCTGCCATCTCGGGGGAGTATAAGTTCAATGCTAATGCTAAGATAAGCCAAAGTGAAAGAGCTGAGATAGATAGCCATATGATTAGGTTGAAGAGTGCCATAAAGGTTTACGTGAAGGTGATCACTCAGTGCACCAAGAAGTTCCCTGTTGGGAACAACATCGATCTCCCCTCTATGCCAGGCCTATTCACCGGAATGTCTAGGAAAAAATCTGGCTCATATATTGATATATCTATCGCAGCCGGCGCTCAGGGCCGAGCTGGAACTGGATTTGAATTCGGAGCTGACCGTCATGCTAAAGGCAAATCCTTCCTCACAGCGAAAGGCAATTGA
- the LOC104790516 gene encoding uncharacterized protein LOC104790516 isoform X1 has protein sequence MALSLVSSVSYIQPSNQFHCFSLRKEKSELDRLLLWSSHQKNHKLISKRTFSQRFAVKMSASTTVPMNLGRAKKVWIWTECKEVMTVAVERGWNTFIFSSDNRNLSDDWSSVALMDTLFIEDKGVTDGSGNVVASVFEVSTPEELQKLKIETEERENIVLDFLDWKSIPAENLVAALQGSVKTVFAISNTSSEATLFLEALEHGLGGVILKSEDVKAVLDLKEYFDKRNEESDTLSLKEATITRVQMVGMGDRVCVDLCSLMRPGEGLLVCCLPVGSFARGLFLVHSECLESNYIESRPFRVNAGPVHAYVSVPGGKTCYLSELRTGREVTVVDQKGKQRTTVVGRVKIEKRPLILVEAKLSVKEEETVFSIILQNAETVALVTPHQVNNSSRKTAVPVTSLKLGDQVLIRLQGGARHTGIEIQEFIVEN, from the exons ATGGCTTTGTCTTTggtctcctctgtttcttataTACAACCCTCAAACCAGTTCCATTGTTTCTCTCTAAGAAAAG AAAAATCAGAACTTGATAGATTACTATTGTGGAGCTCTCATCAGAAAAATCATAAACTGATTAGTAAAAGAACGTTTTCTCAGAGATTTGCTGTGAAAATGTCTGCTTCCACTACTGTGCCTATGAATCTTGGCCGAGCAAAGAAGGTTTGGATATGGACCGAGTGCAAAGAAGTGATGACAGTTGCGGTGGAGCGAGGATGGAACACGTTTATATTCTCATCAGACAATCGAAATCTATCCGATGACTGGTCAT CGGTTGCGTTGATGGATACATTGTTTATTGAAGATAAGGGAGTTACTGATGGTAGTGGAAACGTTGTAGCTTCGGTCTTTGAGGTATCAACACCTGAGGAGCTACAGAAGCTCAAGATTGAAACtgaggagagagagaatattgttcttgatttcttaGACTGGAAG TCGATCCCGGCGGAGAATCTAGTGGCGGCTCTTCAAGGAAGTGTGAAAACAGTGTTTGCCATTTCAAATACTTCTTCAGAGGCGACTCTATTCCTCGAG GCTTTAGAGCACGGTCTTGGCGGGGTCATTCTTAAGTCCGAGGATGTTAAAGCTGTTCTTGATTTAAAG GAATATTTTGACAAGAGAAATGAGGAAAGTGATACATTAAGTTTGAAGGAAGCTACTATAACTCGGGTTCAAATG GTTGGTATGGGAGACCGAGTCTGTGTTGATCTTTGCAGCCTCATGAGACCCGGTGAAGGTCTTCTTGTATGTTGTTTACCT GTTGGTTCTTTTGCGAGAGGACTCTTCTTGGTTCACTCAGAATGCTTGGAGTCTAATTACATTGAAAGCAGACCATTTAGAGTTAACGCT GGGCCGGTGCATGCGTATGTCTCTGTTCCAGGTGGAAAGACTTGTTACCTTTCAGAGTTAAGAACGGGAAGAGAGGTAACTGTTGTTGATCAGAAAGGGAAACAGCGGACAACGGTCGTTGGACGAGTCAAAATCGAGAAGCGTCCACTTATTCTTGTAGAGGCTAAG CTTAGCGTAAAGGAGGAGGAAACGGTTTTTAGCATCATCTTACAGAACGCGGAAACAGTTGCATTAGTCACTCCGCACCAAG TAAACAACTCATCTAGAAAAACCGCTGTTCCGGTGACCTCGCTGAAACTTGGGGATCAAGTTTTGATCAGATTACAGGGCGGTGCACGTCATACCGGTATAGAGATTCAAGAATTCATCGTCGAGAATTGA
- the LOC104790516 gene encoding uncharacterized protein LOC104790516 isoform X4 gives MTAVALMDTLFIEDKGVTDGSGNVVASVFEVSTPEELQKLKIETEERENIVLDFLDWKSIPAENLVAALQGSVKTVFAISNTSSEATLFLEALEHGLGGVILKSEDVKAVLDLKEYFDKRNEESDTLSLKEATITRVQMVGMGDRVCVDLCSLMRPGEGLLVCCLPVGSFARGLFLVHSECLESNYIESRPFRVNAGPVHAYVSVPGGKTCYLSELRTGREVTVVDQKGKQRTTVVGRVKIEKRPLILVEAKLSVKEEETVFSIILQNAETVALVTPHQVNNSSRKTAVPVTSLKLGDQVLIRLQGGARHTGIEIQEFIVEN, from the exons ATGACTG CGGTTGCGTTGATGGATACATTGTTTATTGAAGATAAGGGAGTTACTGATGGTAGTGGAAACGTTGTAGCTTCGGTCTTTGAGGTATCAACACCTGAGGAGCTACAGAAGCTCAAGATTGAAACtgaggagagagagaatattgttcttgatttcttaGACTGGAAG TCGATCCCGGCGGAGAATCTAGTGGCGGCTCTTCAAGGAAGTGTGAAAACAGTGTTTGCCATTTCAAATACTTCTTCAGAGGCGACTCTATTCCTCGAG GCTTTAGAGCACGGTCTTGGCGGGGTCATTCTTAAGTCCGAGGATGTTAAAGCTGTTCTTGATTTAAAG GAATATTTTGACAAGAGAAATGAGGAAAGTGATACATTAAGTTTGAAGGAAGCTACTATAACTCGGGTTCAAATG GTTGGTATGGGAGACCGAGTCTGTGTTGATCTTTGCAGCCTCATGAGACCCGGTGAAGGTCTTCTTGTATGTTGTTTACCT GTTGGTTCTTTTGCGAGAGGACTCTTCTTGGTTCACTCAGAATGCTTGGAGTCTAATTACATTGAAAGCAGACCATTTAGAGTTAACGCT GGGCCGGTGCATGCGTATGTCTCTGTTCCAGGTGGAAAGACTTGTTACCTTTCAGAGTTAAGAACGGGAAGAGAGGTAACTGTTGTTGATCAGAAAGGGAAACAGCGGACAACGGTCGTTGGACGAGTCAAAATCGAGAAGCGTCCACTTATTCTTGTAGAGGCTAAG CTTAGCGTAAAGGAGGAGGAAACGGTTTTTAGCATCATCTTACAGAACGCGGAAACAGTTGCATTAGTCACTCCGCACCAAG TAAACAACTCATCTAGAAAAACCGCTGTTCCGGTGACCTCGCTGAAACTTGGGGATCAAGTTTTGATCAGATTACAGGGCGGTGCACGTCATACCGGTATAGAGATTCAAGAATTCATCGTCGAGAATTGA
- the LOC104790516 gene encoding uncharacterized protein LOC104790516 isoform X3 has product MSASTTVPMNLGRAKKVWIWTECKEVMTVAVERGWNTFIFSSDNRNLSDDWSSVALMDTLFIEDKGVTDGSGNVVASVFEVSTPEELQKLKIETEERENIVLDFLDWKSIPAENLVAALQGSVKTVFAISNTSSEATLFLEALEHGLGGVILKSEDVKAVLDLKEYFDKRNEESDTLSLKEATITRVQMVGMGDRVCVDLCSLMRPGEGLLVCCLPVGSFARGLFLVHSECLESNYIESRPFRVNAGPVHAYVSVPGGKTCYLSELRTGREVTVVDQKGKQRTTVVGRVKIEKRPLILVEAKLSVKEEETVFSIILQNAETVALVTPHQVNNSSRKTAVPVTSLKLGDQVLIRLQGGARHTGIEIQEFIVEN; this is encoded by the exons ATGTCTGCTTCCACTACTGTGCCTATGAATCTTGGCCGAGCAAAGAAGGTTTGGATATGGACCGAGTGCAAAGAAGTGATGACAGTTGCGGTGGAGCGAGGATGGAACACGTTTATATTCTCATCAGACAATCGAAATCTATCCGATGACTGGTCAT CGGTTGCGTTGATGGATACATTGTTTATTGAAGATAAGGGAGTTACTGATGGTAGTGGAAACGTTGTAGCTTCGGTCTTTGAGGTATCAACACCTGAGGAGCTACAGAAGCTCAAGATTGAAACtgaggagagagagaatattgttcttgatttcttaGACTGGAAG TCGATCCCGGCGGAGAATCTAGTGGCGGCTCTTCAAGGAAGTGTGAAAACAGTGTTTGCCATTTCAAATACTTCTTCAGAGGCGACTCTATTCCTCGAG GCTTTAGAGCACGGTCTTGGCGGGGTCATTCTTAAGTCCGAGGATGTTAAAGCTGTTCTTGATTTAAAG GAATATTTTGACAAGAGAAATGAGGAAAGTGATACATTAAGTTTGAAGGAAGCTACTATAACTCGGGTTCAAATG GTTGGTATGGGAGACCGAGTCTGTGTTGATCTTTGCAGCCTCATGAGACCCGGTGAAGGTCTTCTTGTATGTTGTTTACCT GTTGGTTCTTTTGCGAGAGGACTCTTCTTGGTTCACTCAGAATGCTTGGAGTCTAATTACATTGAAAGCAGACCATTTAGAGTTAACGCT GGGCCGGTGCATGCGTATGTCTCTGTTCCAGGTGGAAAGACTTGTTACCTTTCAGAGTTAAGAACGGGAAGAGAGGTAACTGTTGTTGATCAGAAAGGGAAACAGCGGACAACGGTCGTTGGACGAGTCAAAATCGAGAAGCGTCCACTTATTCTTGTAGAGGCTAAG CTTAGCGTAAAGGAGGAGGAAACGGTTTTTAGCATCATCTTACAGAACGCGGAAACAGTTGCATTAGTCACTCCGCACCAAG TAAACAACTCATCTAGAAAAACCGCTGTTCCGGTGACCTCGCTGAAACTTGGGGATCAAGTTTTGATCAGATTACAGGGCGGTGCACGTCATACCGGTATAGAGATTCAAGAATTCATCGTCGAGAATTGA
- the LOC104790516 gene encoding uncharacterized protein LOC104790516 isoform X2, which translates to MALSLVSSVSYIQPSNQFHCFSLRKEKSELDRLLLWSSHQKNHKLISKRTFSQRFAVKMSASTTVPMNLGRAKKVWIWTECKEVMTVAVERGWNTFIFSSDNRNLSDDWSSVALMDTLFIEDKGVTDGSGNVVASVFEVSTPEELQKLKIETEERENIVLDFLDWKSIPAENLVAALQGSVKTVFAISNTSSEATLFLEALEHGLGGVILKSEDVKAVLDLKEYFDKRNEESDTLSLKEATITRVQMVGMGDRVCVDLCSLMRPGEGLLVGSFARGLFLVHSECLESNYIESRPFRVNAGPVHAYVSVPGGKTCYLSELRTGREVTVVDQKGKQRTTVVGRVKIEKRPLILVEAKLSVKEEETVFSIILQNAETVALVTPHQVNNSSRKTAVPVTSLKLGDQVLIRLQGGARHTGIEIQEFIVEN; encoded by the exons ATGGCTTTGTCTTTggtctcctctgtttcttataTACAACCCTCAAACCAGTTCCATTGTTTCTCTCTAAGAAAAG AAAAATCAGAACTTGATAGATTACTATTGTGGAGCTCTCATCAGAAAAATCATAAACTGATTAGTAAAAGAACGTTTTCTCAGAGATTTGCTGTGAAAATGTCTGCTTCCACTACTGTGCCTATGAATCTTGGCCGAGCAAAGAAGGTTTGGATATGGACCGAGTGCAAAGAAGTGATGACAGTTGCGGTGGAGCGAGGATGGAACACGTTTATATTCTCATCAGACAATCGAAATCTATCCGATGACTGGTCAT CGGTTGCGTTGATGGATACATTGTTTATTGAAGATAAGGGAGTTACTGATGGTAGTGGAAACGTTGTAGCTTCGGTCTTTGAGGTATCAACACCTGAGGAGCTACAGAAGCTCAAGATTGAAACtgaggagagagagaatattgttcttgatttcttaGACTGGAAG TCGATCCCGGCGGAGAATCTAGTGGCGGCTCTTCAAGGAAGTGTGAAAACAGTGTTTGCCATTTCAAATACTTCTTCAGAGGCGACTCTATTCCTCGAG GCTTTAGAGCACGGTCTTGGCGGGGTCATTCTTAAGTCCGAGGATGTTAAAGCTGTTCTTGATTTAAAG GAATATTTTGACAAGAGAAATGAGGAAAGTGATACATTAAGTTTGAAGGAAGCTACTATAACTCGGGTTCAAATG GTTGGTATGGGAGACCGAGTCTGTGTTGATCTTTGCAGCCTCATGAGACCCGGTGAAGGTCTTCTT GTTGGTTCTTTTGCGAGAGGACTCTTCTTGGTTCACTCAGAATGCTTGGAGTCTAATTACATTGAAAGCAGACCATTTAGAGTTAACGCT GGGCCGGTGCATGCGTATGTCTCTGTTCCAGGTGGAAAGACTTGTTACCTTTCAGAGTTAAGAACGGGAAGAGAGGTAACTGTTGTTGATCAGAAAGGGAAACAGCGGACAACGGTCGTTGGACGAGTCAAAATCGAGAAGCGTCCACTTATTCTTGTAGAGGCTAAG CTTAGCGTAAAGGAGGAGGAAACGGTTTTTAGCATCATCTTACAGAACGCGGAAACAGTTGCATTAGTCACTCCGCACCAAG TAAACAACTCATCTAGAAAAACCGCTGTTCCGGTGACCTCGCTGAAACTTGGGGATCAAGTTTTGATCAGATTACAGGGCGGTGCACGTCATACCGGTATAGAGATTCAAGAATTCATCGTCGAGAATTGA